In one Brevibacillus composti genomic region, the following are encoded:
- a CDS encoding ABC transporter substrate-binding protein — protein sequence MKKKVMSTIMTSLLALSMVLAGCSSSQTTQQPTDQGTQNQPAPPAAEPAKSGPKQLIYGRGGDSVGLDPIAQTDGESFKVTENIMETLVKYKDDNTEVVPALAESWEVSDDGLTYTFKLRQGIKFHDGTDFNAEAVKYNFDRWMDKNHPEHNKEGFEYYNDMFGGYLGDENHVIKSVEAVDASTVKFTLNRPLAPFIQNIGMSCFAIASPTALKEKGPEKFNEEPVGTGPYIFKEWKRNDTITLEKNPNYWVSGLPKIDKLVFKVIPENSARLTALISGEIDVMDGLNPDDVNTVESNADLQLILRPSMNLGYVGFNVEKKPLDNPKVREALAHAINKPAIIEAFFAGLGQPAVNPMPPSIWGHNNDIKDREFNLDKAKQLLTEAGYPNGFKIQFWAMPVPRPYMPDGVKIAEAIQQDLKKIGVEAEIVTMEWATYLEKTKNGEQEMFMLGWTGDNGDPDNFLATLLDKNNIGGNNRPRWANEEAHQLLMKAQSATTKEEREKLYLQVQEIIFKEVPMVPLAHSTPALAAKKGVLNYKPHPTGSESLENVDIE from the coding sequence ATGAAGAAAAAAGTAATGTCTACCATCATGACCAGCTTGCTAGCGCTCTCTATGGTGCTCGCCGGCTGCAGCAGCAGCCAGACGACACAACAGCCTACAGATCAGGGAACACAAAACCAACCGGCTCCGCCGGCAGCCGAACCGGCGAAGAGCGGTCCGAAGCAGTTGATCTACGGACGCGGCGGAGACTCAGTCGGTCTCGATCCAATCGCGCAAACAGACGGGGAATCCTTCAAGGTCACCGAAAATATCATGGAAACACTGGTGAAGTACAAGGATGACAATACCGAGGTGGTTCCGGCTCTGGCGGAGAGCTGGGAAGTGTCCGACGACGGTCTTACCTACACCTTCAAGCTGAGGCAGGGGATCAAGTTCCACGACGGGACGGATTTCAATGCCGAAGCAGTCAAATACAATTTCGACCGCTGGATGGATAAAAACCATCCCGAGCACAACAAAGAGGGCTTTGAATACTACAATGACATGTTCGGCGGATATCTGGGCGACGAGAATCACGTGATCAAGTCCGTCGAGGCCGTCGATGCCAGCACGGTGAAGTTTACCCTGAATCGCCCGCTGGCTCCGTTCATTCAAAACATCGGCATGTCCTGCTTCGCCATCGCTTCTCCCACCGCTTTGAAGGAAAAAGGGCCGGAGAAGTTCAATGAAGAGCCGGTCGGCACCGGGCCATACATTTTCAAAGAGTGGAAGCGGAACGACACAATCACGCTGGAGAAAAACCCCAATTACTGGGTAAGCGGTCTGCCGAAAATTGACAAACTGGTATTCAAGGTGATCCCGGAAAATTCCGCGCGTCTGACTGCGCTCATTTCCGGGGAGATCGATGTCATGGACGGTCTCAATCCGGATGACGTGAACACCGTCGAGAGCAATGCGGATTTGCAACTGATCCTGCGTCCGTCCATGAACCTCGGCTATGTCGGCTTTAACGTGGAGAAAAAGCCGCTGGACAATCCAAAGGTTCGTGAGGCTTTGGCACACGCAATCAACAAGCCGGCGATCATCGAGGCTTTCTTCGCCGGACTGGGACAACCGGCGGTCAACCCGATGCCGCCGTCCATCTGGGGCCACAACAACGACATCAAGGACCGCGAGTTCAATCTGGACAAAGCCAAGCAGCTCTTGACCGAAGCCGGTTATCCAAACGGGTTCAAAATCCAGTTCTGGGCGATGCCTGTACCTCGCCCTTACATGCCGGATGGTGTAAAGATTGCCGAAGCGATCCAGCAGGATTTGAAAAAGATCGGTGTTGAGGCTGAGATTGTCACGATGGAATGGGCGACCTACCTGGAGAAAACCAAAAACGGGGAGCAGGAAATGTTCATGCTGGGTTGGACCGGCGACAATGGCGACCCTGACAACTTCCTGGCCACTCTCTTGGACAAAAACAACATCGGCGGGAACAACCGTCCGCGCTGGGCTAACGAAGAAGCGCACCAGCTGCTGATGAAAGCCCAGTCCGCGACCACCAAAGAAGAGCGCGAGAAGCTCTATCTGCAGGTGCAGGAAATTATCTTCAAAGAGGTGCCGATGGTGCCGCTCGCTCACTCGACACCGGCTCTCGCCGCGAAAAAGGGTGTGCTGAATTACAAGCCGCATCCGACTGGATCGGAAAGTCTGGAGAACGTCGATATCGAATAG
- a CDS encoding ABC transporter ATP-binding protein, producing the protein MTQPVLEIENLQTHFFTDRGQIPAVDGVTIRVNKGEVLGIVGESGCGKSVTSLSVMRLVPQPPGRIVGGSIRFKGEDLVAASEKRMREIRGNEIAMIFQEPMTSLNPVYTIGDQIGEAIRLHTKTSKKEALQRSIDMLKKVGIPRAEGIVHEYPHQLSGGMRQRVMIAMAMACNPELLIADEPTTALDVTIQAQILDLMRQLNRESGTAILLITHDLGVVAEMCHRVVVMYAGNVVEEGDVRTILKTPKHPYTIGLLNSLPKLETEQERLYSIPGNVPLPGTLTVGCRFAPRCEQATDRCRAEMPELKAVGDNHRSRCWLTE; encoded by the coding sequence GTGACTCAACCTGTACTGGAAATCGAAAACCTGCAAACGCACTTTTTTACTGACCGCGGCCAGATACCTGCTGTAGATGGGGTCACGATCCGTGTAAACAAAGGGGAAGTGCTGGGCATCGTCGGTGAATCCGGATGTGGAAAAAGTGTCACCTCGCTTTCCGTGATGAGATTGGTTCCTCAGCCCCCCGGCAGGATCGTCGGCGGTTCGATCCGGTTTAAAGGAGAAGATCTGGTGGCAGCGAGCGAAAAGAGGATGAGGGAGATTCGCGGAAACGAGATCGCGATGATCTTTCAAGAGCCGATGACCTCGCTCAATCCCGTATACACGATTGGCGACCAGATCGGAGAAGCCATCCGCTTACATACCAAAACGAGCAAAAAGGAAGCGCTTCAGCGTTCCATAGACATGTTGAAAAAAGTAGGGATCCCGCGGGCAGAAGGGATCGTTCACGAATATCCCCATCAGCTCTCCGGCGGGATGCGCCAGCGCGTGATGATCGCCATGGCGATGGCCTGCAACCCCGAGCTGCTGATTGCCGACGAGCCGACGACAGCGCTGGACGTGACGATTCAGGCGCAGATTCTGGATCTGATGCGGCAGCTGAACCGCGAGTCCGGGACCGCTATCCTGCTGATCACGCATGATCTGGGCGTGGTGGCGGAAATGTGCCATCGCGTCGTGGTGATGTATGCGGGCAATGTGGTGGAGGAAGGAGATGTCCGGACCATCCTGAAAACGCCCAAGCACCCCTACACCATCGGTTTGCTCAACTCCCTGCCCAAGCTGGAGACAGAGCAGGAGAGACTCTACTCCATCCCGGGCAACGTGCCGCTTCCCGGTACGCTGACCGTCGGTTGCCGGTTTGCGCCGCGCTGTGAGCAGGCGACAGACCGCTGCCGGGCAGAGATGCCGGAGCTCAAGGCAGTGGGAGACAATCACCGCAGCCGTTGCTGGCTGACAGAATAA
- a CDS encoding DUF3679 domain-containing protein gives MNVTVRLTGLLVVLLIGVVLGLQTAERGIHKVSGLPEQETQTFSIKKIDNGQMEIAVMGKEVQAAPGQIVNYVSTAGQTMGQAVKEGARAAIDWIARLFEP, from the coding sequence ATGAATGTAACGGTGCGGCTGACAGGACTATTGGTTGTGCTGCTGATCGGAGTCGTGCTGGGACTGCAGACAGCGGAGCGAGGGATTCACAAGGTAAGCGGATTGCCGGAGCAGGAGACGCAGACCTTCTCGATTAAAAAAATAGATAACGGACAAATGGAAATTGCCGTGATGGGCAAAGAGGTGCAGGCGGCGCCGGGACAGATTGTCAACTATGTCAGCACGGCAGGGCAAACGATGGGGCAGGCAGTAAAAGAAGGCGCCAGAGCGGCCATTGACTGGATCGCTCGTCTGTTTGAGCCATAG
- a CDS encoding ABC transporter permease — protein sequence MALLAYSIRRFLMLIPVLLGMSIVVFSIIRAIPGDPALTILGEKASPKAVEELREVLGLNNPWYMQYFDYLKQILSGDLGKSLLTGADITKEMMPYLAATAELTLVSMLFAVIIGVNAGILSAWKQNSWFDYMAMLIALIGVSMPVFWLGLMEQWVFAQELKWLPSVGRDNSRDPVTAITHFYILDTILAGRWDQCWDVIRHLILPGVALGTIPMAIIARITRSSMLEVMRSDYIRTARAKGLGQFWVVYKHALKNALIPVLTVIGLQIGLLLGGAVLTETIFGWPGVGRYIYTAIGNRDYPVIQSGILVIATIFVLINLLVDLLYAAIDPRIKYR from the coding sequence ATGGCATTGCTAGCCTACAGCATTCGAAGATTCCTGATGCTCATCCCCGTTCTACTGGGCATGTCCATCGTTGTATTTTCCATTATTCGAGCCATCCCGGGCGATCCGGCCCTCACCATACTGGGGGAAAAAGCAAGTCCCAAAGCTGTGGAAGAACTGCGAGAAGTCCTGGGTCTGAACAACCCGTGGTATATGCAATACTTCGATTATTTGAAACAGATTTTATCTGGCGATCTGGGGAAATCGCTTCTCACCGGAGCGGATATTACCAAGGAAATGATGCCCTATCTGGCCGCTACGGCGGAATTGACCTTGGTGAGCATGCTGTTTGCTGTAATCATCGGGGTAAATGCGGGAATTTTATCCGCCTGGAAACAAAACTCCTGGTTTGATTACATGGCGATGCTGATCGCCTTGATCGGTGTGTCCATGCCGGTCTTTTGGCTGGGGCTGATGGAGCAATGGGTGTTTGCCCAGGAGCTCAAATGGCTGCCATCTGTTGGGCGAGACAATTCGCGTGATCCCGTGACGGCGATTACGCACTTCTATATATTGGATACGATATTGGCAGGACGCTGGGATCAGTGCTGGGACGTAATCAGGCATTTGATCTTGCCGGGTGTCGCGCTGGGGACGATCCCGATGGCGATTATCGCGCGGATCACCCGCTCCAGCATGCTTGAGGTGATGCGCTCTGACTACATCCGCACAGCGCGGGCAAAGGGCCTGGGTCAATTTTGGGTCGTGTACAAGCATGCCCTGAAAAATGCGCTGATCCCGGTACTGACCGTCATTGGCTTGCAGATCGGCCTTTTGCTCGGAGGTGCCGTACTGACAGAGACCATTTTCGGCTGGCCGGGCGTGGGCCGCTATATCTATACCGCGATCGGCAACCGCGATTACCCGGTCATTCAATCGGGTATTCTGGTGATCGCTACGATTTTTGTCCTGATTAATCTGCTGGTCGATCTCTTGTACGCAGCCATCGACCCGCGCATCAAGTACCGCTAG
- the rpsT gene encoding 30S ribosomal protein S20 yields MPNIKSAIKRTKQIEKRRAQRASQKSDLRTAVKNFEKAVAAQDVDLAKSTLLVAVKKLDKAATKGLIHKNAANRQKSRLMKKLNVLAAPVA; encoded by the coding sequence ATGCCAAACATTAAATCCGCGATCAAACGCACCAAGCAAATCGAAAAGCGCCGCGCACAACGTGCATCCCAAAAGTCCGATCTGCGTACCGCAGTGAAAAACTTTGAGAAAGCGGTCGCTGCTCAAGATGTAGATTTGGCGAAATCCACTCTTCTGGTGGCTGTGAAAAAGCTGGACAAGGCCGCTACGAAAGGTCTCATTCATAAAAACGCAGCAAACCGTCAAAAGTCTCGCTTGATGAAAAAGCTCAATGTACTCGCTGCACCTGTAGCGTAA
- the spoIIP gene encoding stage II sporulation protein P, protein MAPLIQRQFIVLSIITAILFVMTGLMAMGGNRMMIASSAVQRAASHVSSLAMLKWMGQEIPALTDTVQTSTDKGTNSVTGFVFRLATSIHPGDLRSLLGRELPGLLTEEDARFVVAGQGSSLADLYVEYPALPGQADDVAAPQVPEEAAGEQTAPEARDATEEPKAKPTTGNKKVVYVYHSHNRESWLSETKTRDVDHPVRNISMVGKHLADKLNELGVGSEVNQEDIYQKLLDKGSSYAFSYAESLKAVQAAVDQNRELHYFFDLHRDTAPRSKTTVTINGESYARILFVIGKRNKNYQKNEAFANELHHLMEKKYPGLSRGVMEKGDKTDHGEYNQSISPGSLLIEVGSIHNTLQESLRTAEAIAEVFAEYYWQAEKVTKPAADEPAKR, encoded by the coding sequence ATGGCACCCCTGATTCAACGTCAATTTATCGTACTGTCAATCATAACCGCCATTCTCTTTGTAATGACCGGACTGATGGCCATGGGCGGAAACCGGATGATGATCGCGTCTTCTGCCGTTCAACGGGCAGCTTCTCATGTGTCAAGTCTGGCGATGCTAAAATGGATGGGACAGGAAATTCCCGCTTTGACCGATACGGTGCAGACCTCCACAGACAAGGGAACCAACAGCGTGACCGGCTTTGTTTTTCGGCTGGCGACCAGCATTCACCCCGGTGATCTGCGCAGTCTCTTGGGAAGGGAACTGCCCGGACTTTTGACCGAAGAGGACGCTCGGTTTGTCGTCGCCGGCCAAGGCTCGTCCCTTGCTGATCTGTACGTGGAGTATCCCGCTCTGCCGGGACAGGCGGATGACGTAGCCGCGCCTCAGGTGCCGGAGGAGGCGGCAGGCGAACAGACGGCACCGGAGGCGCGGGATGCCACAGAGGAGCCGAAGGCCAAGCCGACCACAGGCAACAAGAAAGTGGTCTACGTCTACCACAGTCACAACCGGGAGTCCTGGCTCAGCGAGACGAAGACGCGCGATGTAGACCACCCGGTGCGAAACATCTCGATGGTCGGGAAGCATCTCGCTGACAAATTGAATGAACTGGGAGTCGGATCGGAAGTCAATCAGGAAGACATCTACCAAAAGCTGCTGGATAAAGGCAGTTCCTATGCCTTCTCGTATGCGGAGTCATTGAAGGCCGTGCAGGCGGCTGTGGATCAGAACAGAGAGCTGCATTACTTCTTCGATCTGCACCGCGACACCGCTCCGCGCAGCAAAACGACGGTGACGATCAACGGGGAGAGCTACGCCCGCATCCTGTTCGTCATCGGGAAGCGGAACAAAAACTATCAGAAAAACGAGGCTTTCGCCAACGAGCTGCATCATCTCATGGAGAAAAAGTACCCGGGACTGTCGCGAGGCGTGATGGAAAAAGGGGATAAAACGGATCATGGCGAGTATAATCAGTCCATCTCACCGGGCAGTCTGTTAATAGAAGTAGGTTCCATCCACAATACGCTGCAGGAGTCGCTGCGGACGGCAGAGGCGATTGCGGAGGTTTTCGCGGAGTATTACTGGCAGGCGGAAAAGGTGACAAAGCCTGCTGCGGATGAGCCGGCGAAGAGGTGA
- a CDS encoding ABC transporter ATP-binding protein: protein MAEDLLIVKNLKKYYPITGGVFGKEIGVVKAVDDVSFTVKRGETFGLVGESGCGKSTTGRSLLRLIEPTEGEVIFDGVAITALKAEEMRRMRRDMQIVFQDPFASLNPRHTVEKILEEPLIVHGLGNEAQRKQKVREMLEVVGLSSYHATRYPHQFSGGQRQRIGIARALMLHPKLIVADEPVSALDVSIQSQVLNLMQDLQKSLGLTYLFIAHDLSVVRHISDRIGVMYLGRLVELTDSRTLYENPLHPYTRALLSAVPSPDPDAARERIILQGDVPSPANPPSGCTFHTRCPHVTEECRTARPPFKEARPGQFVACHLY from the coding sequence GTGGCTGAAGATCTGCTCATCGTCAAGAACCTAAAGAAATACTACCCGATCACAGGCGGCGTTTTCGGGAAAGAAATCGGAGTCGTCAAAGCGGTGGACGACGTCTCGTTTACGGTCAAGAGAGGAGAGACGTTCGGCTTGGTCGGGGAGAGCGGGTGCGGCAAGTCGACGACGGGCCGCTCGCTGCTTCGGCTGATCGAGCCCACCGAGGGCGAAGTGATCTTTGACGGCGTCGCGATCACCGCATTAAAAGCCGAAGAGATGCGCAGGATGCGCAGAGACATGCAGATTGTGTTCCAGGATCCGTTTGCTTCTCTCAATCCGCGCCACACGGTCGAAAAGATCCTGGAGGAGCCGCTGATCGTTCACGGCCTGGGGAACGAGGCGCAGCGAAAGCAAAAAGTGCGGGAGATGCTCGAGGTCGTAGGCCTCAGCAGCTACCACGCGACCCGCTATCCGCACCAGTTCAGCGGCGGACAGCGGCAGCGGATTGGCATCGCCAGAGCGCTGATGCTCCATCCCAAGCTGATCGTGGCCGATGAACCGGTATCCGCCCTGGATGTGTCGATCCAGTCCCAGGTCCTCAATCTGATGCAGGACTTGCAAAAAAGCCTCGGCTTGACGTATTTGTTCATCGCCCATGATTTGAGCGTGGTGCGCCATATCAGCGATCGCATCGGCGTGATGTATCTCGGCAGGCTGGTAGAGTTGACGGACAGCCGGACGCTGTATGAGAATCCGCTTCATCCGTACACGCGGGCGCTCCTGTCCGCGGTGCCTTCCCCTGATCCGGATGCGGCGCGGGAGCGGATTATTCTGCAGGGGGACGTACCAAGCCCCGCCAATCCGCCGAGCGGCTGCACGTTTCACACCCGCTGTCCGCACGTGACAGAGGAATGCCGGACGGCGCGCCCTCCCTTCAAGGAGGCCCGGCCCGGCCAGTTTGTGGCGTGCCATCTGTACTAG
- the gpr gene encoding GPR endopeptidase — MVHNLDLSGYSIRTDLALEAHELVTEQGAAPDLLSGVELVTDDAEPGIKVTRLHVKNEEAGRAIGKLPGRYLTIEVPKLRDNDTAIEEQVARRFTKEFAAFLQELGITEDKKALVVGLGNWNVTPDALGPMVVENLLVTRHLFTLAPESVEEGYREVSALSPGVLGITGIETSEIVFGVVEKSKPDFVICIDALASRALHRVNTTIQISDTGIHPGSGVGNKRKAIDQETMGVPVIAIGVPTVVFASTIVNDAITYLLGHFGQSLKEKDRAFNKLAMSALPERKEPYTEEDLPDPEARKTFMGLVGSLPEQEKLQLIHEVLRPLGQDLVVTPKEVDDFIEGVANVLATGLNRALHRAVDGKNSAAYTH; from the coding sequence ATGGTACACAATCTCGATTTATCCGGATATTCCATACGGACAGATTTGGCTCTGGAGGCGCATGAGCTGGTAACGGAGCAGGGAGCCGCTCCCGATTTGCTGTCGGGCGTAGAGCTGGTGACAGATGATGCGGAGCCGGGGATCAAAGTGACGCGGCTTCACGTGAAAAACGAAGAGGCAGGGCGAGCGATCGGAAAGCTGCCAGGCCGCTATTTGACCATCGAGGTGCCCAAGCTGAGGGACAACGACACCGCGATCGAGGAGCAGGTAGCCCGCAGGTTCACCAAGGAGTTTGCCGCGTTTCTCCAGGAGCTGGGGATTACGGAGGACAAAAAAGCGCTGGTCGTCGGGCTGGGCAACTGGAATGTGACGCCGGATGCGCTGGGGCCGATGGTCGTGGAAAATCTGCTGGTCACGCGCCATCTGTTCACGCTTGCTCCGGAGTCGGTAGAAGAGGGGTATCGCGAGGTAAGTGCCTTGTCGCCGGGCGTTCTCGGCATTACCGGGATTGAGACGAGTGAAATCGTGTTCGGCGTCGTGGAAAAGAGCAAACCGGACTTCGTGATCTGCATCGATGCCTTGGCATCCAGAGCGCTTCACCGCGTCAATACGACGATCCAGATCTCGGACACGGGGATCCATCCCGGCTCCGGCGTCGGCAACAAACGAAAAGCGATTGACCAGGAAACGATGGGGGTGCCGGTGATCGCCATCGGCGTGCCGACCGTCGTTTTCGCCTCCACGATCGTGAATGATGCGATTACCTATCTGCTCGGCCACTTTGGCCAATCGTTGAAAGAAAAGGACCGGGCCTTCAACAAGCTGGCGATGAGCGCCCTGCCGGAGAGAAAGGAGCCGTATACCGAGGAAGATCTGCCAGATCCCGAAGCGCGCAAAACTTTCATGGGGCTGGTCGGCTCTCTGCCCGAGCAGGAAAAGCTCCAGCTCATTCACGAGGTGCTGCGTCCGCTGGGGCAGGATCTGGTCGTCACGCCCAAAGAGGTCGATGATTTTATCGAGGGCGTGGCCAATGTTCTCGCCACGGGGCTGAATCGTGCGCTCCACAGGGCGGTCGACGGGAAAAACAGCGCAGCTTACACGCATTAG
- a CDS encoding RNA polymerase sigma factor produces the protein MGEAELIRKAQAGDHEALVELLRTIENSVYRSAFYILGNEQDALDAAQEALIRIYRKLHTYQEKAKFSTWVQRIVSNVCMDKFRAKKETVSIDEHELIIPDRNNVEDEILLSSLSQDIRVAIEKLPKQYRLVVVLRYLEDFSYQEIAEALELPLNTVKSYLFRARQQLQELLYDYQKGGIG, from the coding sequence ATGGGAGAAGCAGAGTTGATCAGGAAAGCGCAAGCCGGGGATCACGAAGCGCTTGTGGAATTGCTCCGCACAATTGAGAACTCTGTCTACCGTAGCGCCTTTTACATCCTTGGCAACGAACAGGACGCTCTCGATGCCGCTCAAGAAGCTCTCATCCGTATTTATCGCAAATTGCACACCTATCAGGAAAAAGCAAAATTTTCCACATGGGTCCAGCGGATCGTGAGCAATGTCTGTATGGATAAATTTCGCGCAAAGAAAGAAACGGTCTCGATTGACGAGCACGAGCTGATCATCCCTGATCGGAACAATGTGGAAGACGAAATCCTTCTCAGCAGTTTGTCACAAGATATTAGAGTGGCCATCGAAAAACTGCCCAAGCAATACCGCTTGGTGGTCGTCCTTCGCTATCTGGAGGACTTCTCCTATCAGGAGATTGCCGAGGCATTGGAGTTGCCGCTCAACACGGTCAAATCCTATCTGTTTCGGGCCAGGCAGCAGCTGCAGGAGCTGTTGTACGACTACCAGAAAGGGGGGATAGGGTAA
- a CDS encoding anti-sigma factor family protein — protein sequence MSDEEIWEYMQRDLDGDLSPDEKSQLHELLLKEPGLQLMYNRMKHVSQQLDQLPPVTPPFSIVDSILPQLEAEKARPAAAISGRHEELPKLEPKHAAAQSAPAEARPKWKKVTLWTARIGSGVVAASLLIGLMLTGGPLKPEPAEDNYQHGSIITPPEPEAPLIVGPPIPPASNHPSPSEEAVEEKTEPPAKPRKPVVNQTPKEAKPSGTAVQTPTQPPKPDPNLPKPPVKPVAIEEEHKPAFPIGIEVPDKEEKQKQKEKEKEEKEKEKEEKDKKKEDDDDDADDHRQNNGNGKEKQKDDNDDN from the coding sequence ATGTCCGACGAAGAAATTTGGGAATACATGCAGCGAGATCTGGACGGAGATCTTTCACCGGATGAAAAAAGTCAGCTGCACGAACTCCTGTTAAAAGAACCTGGCTTGCAGCTGATGTACAACCGGATGAAACATGTATCCCAGCAGTTGGATCAGCTGCCCCCAGTAACACCGCCGTTCAGCATTGTCGACTCCATCCTTCCGCAGCTGGAAGCGGAGAAGGCAAGGCCGGCCGCTGCGATCAGCGGGAGGCATGAAGAATTGCCAAAGCTGGAACCGAAGCACGCGGCAGCCCAATCAGCACCCGCCGAAGCACGTCCGAAGTGGAAGAAGGTGACACTCTGGACAGCCCGGATCGGAAGCGGAGTCGTCGCCGCCAGCCTGTTGATTGGACTGATGCTCACGGGGGGGCCGTTAAAACCGGAGCCGGCGGAAGACAACTACCAGCACGGTTCGATTATTACACCGCCCGAGCCTGAAGCGCCGCTCATCGTAGGGCCGCCGATTCCACCTGCCAGCAATCATCCATCTCCATCCGAAGAAGCGGTAGAGGAAAAAACAGAGCCCCCGGCCAAACCGCGAAAGCCGGTGGTCAATCAGACGCCCAAGGAAGCGAAGCCGTCAGGTACGGCCGTTCAGACTCCTACGCAGCCTCCGAAGCCGGATCCCAATTTGCCAAAGCCTCCAGTCAAACCGGTTGCGATCGAAGAAGAGCACAAGCCGGCTTTCCCCATCGGCATAGAGGTCCCTGACAAGGAAGAGAAGCAGAAGCAAAAGGAAAAGGAAAAAGAGGAAAAGGAAAAGGAAAAAGAAGAGAAGGATAAAAAGAAAGAAGACGATGATGATGACGCTGACGATCATCGTCAGAACAACGGCAATGGCAAGGAAAAACAGAAGGATGATAACGACGATAACTGA
- the holA gene encoding DNA polymerase III subunit delta, whose amino-acid sequence MPLHTAIREIRQKQFAPIYVLYGPESFLAEEFMTLAKREMIDPAYADLNLSVYDCMETPLAEILQDAETLPFLGEHRLVIARQAYFLTGSKPPTKLENSDTSGLLPYLEEPPSYTTLILCTEADKLDERKKLVKSLQQKARMLAFQPLRDAELYAWVERQAEKYQASIQRPQAARLVERVGGELRLLDKELEKLALYAGREGGVITDEVIDKLASRTLEQDVFALIESIAAGRLDKALRMLYDCLQTGEEPIRLLALMARQFRLLLHIRQWGPRGYSQQQLAGMLKVHPYAVKKAGEQARHFSEASLRRLLAILAEEDFRMKSGQVDKRLALELFMTRVFEERAKTKNP is encoded by the coding sequence ATGCCGCTTCATACGGCTATTCGGGAGATCAGACAAAAGCAGTTTGCGCCGATCTATGTCTTGTATGGACCCGAGTCCTTTCTCGCCGAGGAGTTCATGACGCTGGCGAAGAGAGAGATGATCGATCCGGCCTATGCGGATTTGAATCTGAGCGTATACGACTGCATGGAAACCCCGCTGGCGGAGATCCTGCAGGATGCGGAAACCCTGCCCTTTTTGGGCGAGCATCGCCTCGTCATCGCGAGACAAGCGTACTTTCTGACTGGCAGCAAGCCGCCGACAAAACTGGAGAACAGCGATACAAGCGGACTCCTTCCTTATCTGGAGGAGCCGCCGTCGTATACGACGCTGATCCTGTGCACGGAGGCCGACAAGCTGGACGAGCGCAAGAAGCTGGTAAAAAGTCTGCAGCAAAAAGCGAGAATGCTCGCGTTTCAGCCGCTGCGGGATGCCGAGCTGTACGCGTGGGTGGAGCGGCAGGCCGAAAAGTACCAGGCGAGCATACAGCGGCCGCAGGCGGCCAGACTGGTGGAGCGCGTCGGCGGGGAGCTTCGGCTATTGGACAAGGAGCTGGAAAAGCTGGCTTTGTACGCAGGGAGAGAAGGCGGCGTCATAACGGATGAAGTGATTGATAAGCTGGCCTCGCGCACACTGGAGCAGGACGTCTTTGCGCTGATCGAGTCAATCGCTGCCGGAAGGCTGGACAAGGCGCTTCGGATGCTGTACGACTGCCTGCAGACGGGAGAGGAGCCGATCCGCCTGCTGGCGCTGATGGCCCGTCAGTTCCGCCTGCTGCTGCACATCAGGCAGTGGGGGCCGCGAGGGTATTCCCAGCAGCAGTTGGCCGGTATGCTGAAGGTCCATCCGTATGCCGTGAAAAAAGCCGGAGAACAGGCTCGTCATTTCTCTGAGGCTTCGCTGCGCCGCCTTTTGGCCATCTTGGCCGAAGAGGACTTCCGGATGAAGTCGGGCCAGGTGGACAAGCGCCTGGCGCTGGAGCTCTTTATGACCCGTGTGTTTGAAGAGAGAGCCAAAACAAAAAACCCGTGA